The genomic interval GCACACTGGGGAAACTAGAACATATAAAAGATTAGAGAGTGTTTTTTATTGCTATGTTATGAGGAAAGATGTGGAGTAGTTGATTGGTTGTGCTACTTGTGAGCAGAATAAGTACCAAACTCTGCAACTTTGCTTGTTTTCATTTCTTACTCATCCATCCACATAAATAAAGCTCATGTACAtgcaacatataaaataaatgacAACTTATGGGCCTTTAACCCATCTTtataagaaaaagaataaataagaaGGAAGATGAGCTGAGAATAAATGGGCTGAAATAGAAGGTATTCATAGCAGAATGTCCACATGGCAAGAGGACATTCAAGTGGAATATTCTGCATGATGAGAAACATAGTGGAGCACATGGTTATAGGGTAGGAGACTGGCAAAAGGGAGAACGGAAATTGGGTGAGGAATTGGCTAGGCATTTGTCTTGGGGACAGCGGTTTTGTCGTGCTCCTCTGGTTGTTATTCTTTGCGCATTactattttctgtttttcctGTTTTGTTTTTCTAAGCTGGAGTTACACTGTTGCTGTAAAGGAGTTATTCTCCTTGAATATCAACTATTTCCTTTCATATAATACCACCAGTATCAGAAACTTTtctgtattattttttaaccttACTTTCTGATCACGGGATATATCCATTTGTTCCctctcttttgtatttttgtctaataataattgataattTGCTTTGCTAACATTTTGTTGAATTCTTCACTGCAGGGGACTTGATTCTTGAGACTACGGTATTGTCTAATCCTGATGCTAATCTTGGGTTAAAAGAGGTATTCAGAAATCATGATTCGAGTGATAAAGTTCTAAGAGCACATTTTTCTGAAGCTTTAGCAATTGTCGAAGCCACAACTTGTTCCGATGTTGCTCGTATGATACCTTTAGCTGGGGGAATGATCCAAAAGTCATCATATTGGGTTACTATGCCAATGGATGAAGTTTTGTTGAAAGTTGTAAAAAAATATGGTGATAGAATCCTGCTAAAGGAGTCAGACAAAAAGCCCAAAAGCTCAAAAAAGAAAGGGAAGAAGCATTCACTAATTAATAGGATTAGCAAAGAAAATCATTTTGAGAACTTTGATGAGTGGCAAGGTACCCCACCCTGGGATCCTTTGGAGGGGGGGAATGGATATCCAAAGTTCCTTTGCGATGTAATGGTAAGTGTTTTAATTATGAAGATCTGATGTTCCCTTTCTTTCTATACTATTTTAGCCTAAggaattttagaaattttgtcaAATTCAATCATCTTTGCACAGAAGAAATGAGGCTTACTCATCATTATCCGGTTCTTGTATGCCCCTTTTCTGGacttcttttttattaatatttatgcaccttttttattgaaaaagaaagggttttattttattgtaagaTCTTAatgttcataaaataaaaatgtgagCATGAATTTTAAGGAATTTACTCAGGTTGAAGGCTTGGCAAAACATTTACGATGCGTTGGGATAGATGCTGCAATTCCTTATTCAAAGAAGCCCGAACCAAGGTTATAAATAGAGTATGgttctattattattatgattttctAATTGTTGATTCTAGTACATGCTCAACGTCATACTTCTGACATCTGAGTGACttttatatctatattttttcttcttttgtgaaactattttcatttatatttaggATGTTGATAGAGCAAGCACAAAAAGAGAAACGAGTGATTTTGACACGGGATGCAAAGTTGCAAAGACATGACTATCTGATGAAAAACCAAATATATAGAGTGAAGAGTCTTCTGAAAAATGAACAGCTACTTGAGGTATGGTTAAATTAACTATCCAGATAAGGCAATTACTTCCTCCACTTAGATTatttaaaatgacaaaaatgccCTTAAATAAAAGTTGGGAGTGAGAACCAAAAATATTTCTGGAATACGTTTCTTGATTTGGATTTCTGGAACACTTTTCAGAATTCTGGAATCCTTTTCCAAAATACGTTTtcagatttatttattttctggaATTGTTTTTTCCATAACGTATTTTTTGCATTCTTGaattgtttttccaaaatgGGATTTTGATTTTCgaattcaatttcattttcTGAACACAATAATCTATTCTGGCTTTACTTTTCCGGaatgtattttttgaattcTAGATTTTCATTTCCAGAATAAAggataattttggaaatttcaaAAGGAGATCGGGTGCAAGTCACACAATTAATAagttgcaggaagaatttggCTCCAGATAAACAGATTGATAATATATATTcatgttaaaataaaaagtatgatTACACCATATTATGGTAACGTTGTCTTTTACtcttattttttgtattttagtaTGTTAAATTTTATGTATAATGCAGAAGTGTCGTTATAGGCTAGAGTTTAGTACATGGATTTCAAAGTTATCTGTGTGGACACCGTCTATTTTCTTCCTAGA from Phaseolus vulgaris cultivar G19833 chromosome 1, P. vulgaris v2.0, whole genome shotgun sequence carries:
- the LOC137813541 gene encoding uncharacterized protein isoform X3, which translates into the protein MESDPVKLKVHLVTGTDTAEFRLLSEALGRSSVVGLDAEWKPVRKSFPTVSVLQIACGDWGVFVLDLLSLPLSSLSEPLRELLLCPDILKLGFGFKQDLVYLSSTFCSHGGFDKVEPYLDIRSVYNHLQHSKKHAPKQSKSLSTICAEVLGFSLSKELQCSDWSHRPLTEEQIRYAALDAHCLLDIFKVFQEMVVKKGDLILETTVLSNPDANLGLKEVFRNHDSSDKVLRAHFSEALAIVEATTCSDVARMIPLAGGMIQKSSYWVTMPMDEVLLKVVKKYGDRILLKESDKKPKSSKKKGKKHSLINRISKENHFENFDEWQGTPPWDPLEGGNGYPKFLCDVMEFTQVEGLAKHLRCVGIDAAIPYSKKPEPRMLIEQAQKEKRVILTRDAKLQRHDYLMKNQIYRVKSLLKNEQLLEMQSLHERVMTWCNKGYWKCFSGY